From the Paenibacillus sp. MMS20-IR301 genome, the window ATGCTCAGAGCTGCGCTCCTTGTGCTGCCGCATCATATTCATACAGCTTGTCAGCACAATTTGAAGAGTGGCATGCAGAGTTTCCAGCGATTTGGGCTCGGTCCTGAAAAATTCAAGTGAACTGCTCCACTGGTCTTCGTCACCTCCGAATTCCTTCAGCAACTCAGTACTTTTCAGCAGAATATCCATGCCGGTCATCTGTACAACTCCGGGAGCTGTCCGCTGCTCCTTGAATACACGGAACATTTCATTCAGCTTCTCCTGGACCTTCTGCTCCTGCAGCCGTTCCACGGCGCTAATCAGTTCTGCAATCATCCCGGCCGCAGGCATAAGATAGCTCTGCCTGTCCTTGGCATCGCTGGACACACCGGACTGCCCGGTTCCGTCCGAATAGAAATAATTACGGGCAGCGGCATCTGCCGCTTCGCTGTAGGAGACGGGCAACTCGCGGAGTGACCGCACGCTTGGACCGATGCTGACCGAACCCCTTACTCCGTTCAGGCTCAGCTCGGCATGAATCTGCTGAGCCAGCCCAGCTGCAGCCTCCGGGGTTTCCACGACCAGCCCCGCCTGACCGCCGGGCAGGTCGATGAACAAGGCGCCGGCCGGACCGGCCAGCTCCCGGCAGATTCGGGTGATAGTGCCGCTGTCCCCCTCCACATGCAGATATATCCAGCCCGTAGCGGCCTCATCCAGACGATCCATCTGCTCGGTGGCTTCTTCCTCCGGCTCGGCCCAGTGTCCTTGAAGTATGCGGGCAATCGCAAGGGGCAGCAGCCGGCTAGCCAGCATGCTCTGCTGCATCTTCTGCTTAAGGCGCAATTCCAGCTCATCCGTAATATCGGCAAGCGCCTTATCCCATTCCGCTTCAATAACAGGCTTTAGCAGGTAGTGTTTGACTCCATAGCGGATGGCTGTCCTTGCATATTCAAATTCACCATATCCGCTGAGAACAATGAAAATCGGCTGCTCTATCTCTAACCCGCGCACGCGCCTAATCAGTTCCAGCCCGTCAATTCCGGGCATGCGGATGTCTGTAATGACAAGATCAGGCTTACTTTGCGCTATAACAGCCAGTGCTGCTTCGCCATTCTCACAGGCTCCGCAAATTTCGAAGCCCAGCTCCTCCCAATCCGTCAGCGACAGCAATCCTTCTAATGCTATCGTTTCATCATCAGCCAATACCACTTTATACATTCGATTCCTCCACTGCCCGAATCAGGCTTAAGTCCTCAGGGATACGGATGGTAATTACCGTCCGTTCATACTCTGTGCTCTCAATGGAGAACGCGGCTCTGCCGTTATAATAGAGTTTCAACCGCTTGTACACATTGCGCAGCCCGATATTATTACCGGAGTCCTGCTCTGCTTCCAGATGGGACCTTATCCATTCCAGCTTTTCCTTTCCGATGCCTATGCCATTGTCTGTTACCACAATCAATAGCTCTGTACCTTCCCTTGAAGCGGAAACGTGGATTTCCCTCGCCCATTTGACTGACTGCAGGCCATGTTTGCAGGAATTCTCCACCAGGGCCTGTATACACATCTTGGGAATCCGGAATTGCAGTACAGCGGGATCAATATCCAATTCATAATTGAATCTGTTCTGGAAGCGAAATTTCTCAATCTGCAGATACATTTGAATGAACGATATTTCTTCTTCAACGGTAATCAGGTCGTCCTTCCAGCTCAACAGCCTGCGCATGACCAGCGCCAGATTCCGGATCACATCCGTAACTTCGTCATATCTATACTTCTTACAGATGACCAGTATGGCATTCAGCGTATTGAAGAGGAAATGTGGGTCCACCTGGCTCTCCAGATACTTCAGTTCCGCCCGTACCCGTTCAAGGTCCAGGTCCTTTTTCTGAATCTCCAGCTTATACACGTCATTGATCAGATTACGGATTTTTCCGGTCATCAGATTAAAGCTGCGGATCAGTCCGCCGATTTCATCCTTGCCCTCATACATATTAATGCTCTCAAACTGTTCATATTTTACAAGCTTCATATGTTTGTAGAGTAGTCTGACCCGCAGATTATAGGACCGTATGATTACAATCATCAGCAAGGTTGGAATGATTATGGTCAACAGGGCCAGAATAAGCGACAACCGCAGCACGCGGCTCATTTCATTGTTAATTGCCTTGCTTTCCGGGGTTCCTATCAGCCGCCAGCCCTCAGTATAAGACGCAGTTCCAAGTGTACGGACGATCTGTCCGGGTGTCTGGTTCAAGCTTTTGTCTTCATTTAAGAGAACATCGGAGTCCAGCGGGTAGGATGGATCTGTTGTCAGCACAATGCGGTTTTTCTCATCCAAAAGCTTGAAGCTGAGATAGTCACGCTCCTTCTGAAACAGCTCCTGCATACTGTTCAGCCTCAGGTCTATCCGCAAGTACTTCGTGTAAGGCTGGCCCGTGAAATTATCGAGCTTGCGGATCAGACTGACGAATACCTCCTGCTGCGGCGGATTGAGCGGATTGGTCCCCTGATAAGAGGTCAACAGCACCTTGTCAGCGCTGCCTGATATTTTGCGGTACCACTCGCTTTGCTTATCCTTATCCGACAGAACAAAATAGGTGCTGCCGTTCTGGATCGTCGGATTAGAGGTATAAACACCCACCCAGTAAATATAGGAATGCAAGTTGCTGTATTGCCTTAGCTTATCCTTCAGGAAATCATTGTAAGCGTCATAATAAGCCTCGTTATCCGGATAGTCATAGTCCAGCATCTCCATATAGGCACGGTCCGCAGCTACCGTATTGCTTATTGCCACACATTCATTCACGATTTGCATCAGATCATAGGCTACACGTTCTACAGAAATCTGCAGGTTCTCACTCTCCCGCACTTCCACATTGCGGCTGATCTGCACATAGAATAAGGCATTGATGCTAAGGATAGGCACGAGAACACACAACAGATAGATAAACAAAAACTTGTATTTGAGCGGAATATCATTTATAAAAGCAGATGGCTTCCGTTCATCCTTCATGCAGGTCCCCACCTTCCTCTTAATTAGCTCTTCTTGTATACAGAAGGCGTAACCCCATTGAGTGCCTTAAACTTGGCAGCGAACAAATCGGCATCTGAATAGCCCACCCGGGTTGATATATCTGAAATTCCCATATCGGTGCGGCGCAGCAGCTTCTTGGCTTCTTCAATCCGGTATTCATGCAAAAATTCATTAAACGAGCTGCCGCAATGCTTCTTGAACCGTTGTCCAAGATAAGCGGAATTCACATGCAGTGCCTTGGCAATATCCTGCAGCTTCAGTTTCTCACGGTAATACTCGCGGACATGCTCCTTCACCGCCTCCACCATCCCGTCCTCACGGCTGCTCTTCTCCGCGGCTGCGAACCATTCTGCAGCCTCAATCAGTTCCTCCTCTGTCTGCCGTTCCAGCAGCGGCAGACAACAAGCCGTATACTGCGGCGGAAACCACTTTTTCTTCCATGCGGCATAGTCGCCGCCTCTGGCTTCAATTTCACGCAGCAGTTCCGCTTTTATATTAGCAAGGAAAGCATCAATCCATGAGCTGTTATTCACCTCGGCCGTGAAAATTTTAAATACATCGCCCAGTACGGTGCTTAGGCGCTCCGTATTCCCTTCAGTGATGAATTGCAGCAGTGATCTTCTAAGCTCTGCCGGAAGCAACGCCACCTGTGGTTTATCCTGCTCCTGGAAGAAGCAGGCCGCTTCACGGCTGCCGGCACCTGGATGGCAGAGTGCAGCAGTGAGCGCTTCCTGATAAATCTTGTTCAGATTTTCCGGACCATAGTGCTGAAGACTTGCCGAGAATAACACCTGAGCGCCGTAAAGGCCCCTTATCCCGCGAATCCAGCTTCGAAGCATCGCCGGATCAAGCGACGGTCCATCCTGTGGAGATACAAGCAGATACCCGTGCTTCCGGCTTCCGGCGGTAAACGGATAGGCAGCGATGCTGCGCAGCGGCTCTTCTCCATTTATGGCATTGAGCTGATTGCGGATACTAAGGCTGTCGGGTGATGGCCCTTGGACCAGTATACAGCATAACCTTGAGCCAGAAGAGATTCCCAGCGTCTTCAGTGCGCTATGAAGCTCTTCCTCGGTTTTCTCGCGCATCAGGAGCCGCGACACGGTATCCGCCTGCATCAGAGCCGAGATTGCTTCGTGACGCGAAGACACCCTGCGTTCGATATCGATTTGCTCGGATACGGTCTTCAGCGCATCCTTCAACTCTTGTTCATCCAGAGGTTTGGTCAAATAGCTGGACACACCATATTTAAGGGCTCTCTTGGCATACTCAAAATCGGCATAGCCGCTAAAGATAATAAACCTGGGCCGGTGCTCGCTCTCATAAGTTCTTTTTATAAGTTCCAGGCCATCAATGACCGGCATCCGGACATCGGTAATGACCAGATCGGGACGGGTGCTGTGGATCAGCCTCAGTGCATCTTCGCCATCCAGCGCCTCTCCGCATATTTCAAAGTCTAGTTCCTCCCAATCCAGCAGAATCCGCAATCCTTCCAGCATCAGGGGCTCATCGTCGGCAAACAGTACTTTATACATTAGGTTCACCATCTTTATGTCAGTATTTGAATCTCTGCAGACGCCAGCCGCCCAACGGGAGAAACCGCTCCGGCGTCACCCGAAACGGTTATAAATAATTTTTACTTATATAAGTAATTTTTACAATTTATTCTTTGACGCTGCCTAAGTTCAATCCTACCACGAAATACTTTTGTAAAAAAGGATAGACGAACAAAATCGGAACAGCGGTAACGATGGTGATTGCAGAACGGATCGAAGCCGGGGTCACCAGCGCCTGCACCTGATTGTTCTGGCCTCCGGCCAGCATGGAAGGATCGTTGTTTGTACTCATGGTAGAACCGAGCAGCTTCATCATTTCATATTGCAGGGTGCTTAGCTTGATATCCGAGGATGCATAGAGGAACGTATCAAACCAGGCATTCCATGAGCCTACAGCAATGAACAAGGCGACGGTAGCAAGTACGGGCGTGCACAACGGGAAGATGATTTTCCAGAAAATCCGGAAATCCCCCGCTCCGTCAATCTTCGCCGATTCGGTAAGACTGAACGGTAGGCCGCGGATGTATGTCCGCATAATAATCAGGTTGAACGCGCTGACCAGGCCCGGAAGGACATAAACCAGGAAGTTATGCAGCAGGCCCATATTTTTGATCAGGAAATAGTTCGGAATCAGACCGGCGTTGAAATACATGGTCAGGATGAACAACAGTCCGATTTTTTTACGGAAGATGTATTGCGGCTGCGCCAGGGTGTATGCCAGCATGGTGGTCAGGAATACGCCCACTACAGTCGAAATAACTGTACGGGTTACCGAGATAAAGGCGGCATGGTAGATTG encodes:
- a CDS encoding response regulator, whose product is MYKVVLADDETIALEGLLSLTDWEELGFEICGACENGEAALAVIAQSKPDLVITDIRMPGIDGLELIRRVRGLEIEQPIFIVLSGYGEFEYARTAIRYGVKHYLLKPVIEAEWDKALADITDELELRLKQKMQQSMLASRLLPLAIARILQGHWAEPEEEATEQMDRLDEAATGWIYLHVEGDSGTITRICRELAGPAGALFIDLPGGQAGLVVETPEAAAGLAQQIHAELSLNGVRGSVSIGPSVRSLRELPVSYSEAADAAARNYFYSDGTGQSGVSSDAKDRQSYLMPAAGMIAELISAVERLQEQKVQEKLNEMFRVFKEQRTAPGVVQMTGMDILLKSTELLKEFGGDEDQWSSSLEFFRTEPKSLETLHATLQIVLTSCMNMMRQHKERSSEHPLTRVEYFLKDNYARHLTVKEIAEHFYINPVYLGQAFIKKHGISILEYIHNLRIEAAKKRLLQTNDTVRSIVESVGYVHYHHFLREFEKRTALKPVAFREQAQSTK
- a CDS encoding histidine kinase, with product MKDERKPSAFINDIPLKYKFLFIYLLCVLVPILSINALFYVQISRNVEVRESENLQISVERVAYDLMQIVNECVAISNTVAADRAYMEMLDYDYPDNEAYYDAYNDFLKDKLRQYSNLHSYIYWVGVYTSNPTIQNGSTYFVLSDKDKQSEWYRKISGSADKVLLTSYQGTNPLNPPQQEVFVSLIRKLDNFTGQPYTKYLRIDLRLNSMQELFQKERDYLSFKLLDEKNRIVLTTDPSYPLDSDVLLNEDKSLNQTPGQIVRTLGTASYTEGWRLIGTPESKAINNEMSRVLRLSLILALLTIIIPTLLMIVIIRSYNLRVRLLYKHMKLVKYEQFESINMYEGKDEIGGLIRSFNLMTGKIRNLINDVYKLEIQKKDLDLERVRAELKYLESQVDPHFLFNTLNAILVICKKYRYDEVTDVIRNLALVMRRLLSWKDDLITVEEEISFIQMYLQIEKFRFQNRFNYELDIDPAVLQFRIPKMCIQALVENSCKHGLQSVKWAREIHVSASREGTELLIVVTDNGIGIGKEKLEWIRSHLEAEQDSGNNIGLRNVYKRLKLYYNGRAAFSIESTEYERTVITIRIPEDLSLIRAVEESNV
- a CDS encoding response regulator transcription factor, with translation MYKVLFADDEPLMLEGLRILLDWEELDFEICGEALDGEDALRLIHSTRPDLVITDVRMPVIDGLELIKRTYESEHRPRFIIFSGYADFEYAKRALKYGVSSYLTKPLDEQELKDALKTVSEQIDIERRVSSRHEAISALMQADTVSRLLMREKTEEELHSALKTLGISSGSRLCCILVQGPSPDSLSIRNQLNAINGEEPLRSIAAYPFTAGSRKHGYLLVSPQDGPSLDPAMLRSWIRGIRGLYGAQVLFSASLQHYGPENLNKIYQEALTAALCHPGAGSREAACFFQEQDKPQVALLPAELRRSLLQFITEGNTERLSTVLGDVFKIFTAEVNNSSWIDAFLANIKAELLREIEARGGDYAAWKKKWFPPQYTACCLPLLERQTEEELIEAAEWFAAAEKSSREDGMVEAVKEHVREYYREKLKLQDIAKALHVNSAYLGQRFKKHCGSSFNEFLHEYRIEEAKKLLRRTDMGISDISTRVGYSDADLFAAKFKALNGVTPSVYKKS
- a CDS encoding carbohydrate ABC transporter permease, with amino-acid sequence MKAVTKGSGRVEPAVFHTINTLFMLFVVATTLYPFLHTIAVSFNDGSDTLAGGIYLWPRHWTMENYRAVFISGTIYHAAFISVTRTVISTVVGVFLTTMLAYTLAQPQYIFRKKIGLLFILTMYFNAGLIPNYFLIKNMGLLHNFLVYVLPGLVSAFNLIIMRTYIRGLPFSLTESAKIDGAGDFRIFWKIIFPLCTPVLATVALFIAVGSWNAWFDTFLYASSDIKLSTLQYEMMKLLGSTMSTNNDPSMLAGGQNNQVQALVTPASIRSAITIVTAVPILFVYPFLQKYFVVGLNLGSVKE